Proteins from one Nerophis lumbriciformis linkage group LG16, RoL_Nlum_v2.1, whole genome shotgun sequence genomic window:
- the aurkb gene encoding aurora kinase B isoform X4 codes for MKMQNKENYEPRTTQQPFATPTTLTSAPRALVKPWPGAGKNVVAGPGRDCAGSSSSSGAKKFSIDDFDIGRPLGKGKFGNVYLARVKEMHAVVALKVLFKSEMEKESVEHQLRREIEIQARLNHPNILRFYNYFHDRKRVFLVLEYAPRGEMYKELQRCGRFDEQRTATYMEEIADALQYCHKKKVIHRDIKPENLLLGYRGELKIADFGWSVHAPSLRRRTMCGTLDYLPPEMVEGHTHSEKVDLWCIGVLCYECLNGNPPFETSNHAETYKRIVKVDLKFPQVFSAGARDLISNLLRHCPNDRLSLQDVIDHPWVRTNSHRVLPPICPAKPS; via the exons ATGAAGATGCAG AATAAAGAAAATTACGAGCCTAGGACTACCCAGCAGCCG TTTGCCACCCCTACCACGTTAACGAGCGCCCCGCGTGCTTTGGTGAAGCCGTGGCCGGGAGCTGGCAAAAATGTCGTCGCAG gaccaGGGAGAGATTGTGCCGGTTCGTCTTCCAGTTCAGGTGCAAA GAAGTTCTCCATCGATGACTTTGACATCGGTCGACCCCTCGGGAAAGGCAAGTTTGGCAACGTGTATCTTGCCAGAGTGAAGGAGATGCATGCCGTCGTGGCTCTGAAGGTGCTGTTCAAGTCCGAGATGGAGAAGGAAAGTGTGGAGCACCAGCTCAGAAGGGAGATCGAGATCCAAGCCCGTCTCAA CCATCCCAACATCCTGCGCTTTTACAACTATTTCCACGATCGAAAAAGGGTGTTTCTGGTGCTGGAATACGCTCCACGCGGCGAAATGTACAAGGAGTTGCAGCGGTGCGGACGATTTGACGAGCAACGCACTGCAACT TACATGGAGGAGATAGCTGACGCGCTCCAGTACTGCCACAAGAAGAAGGTGATCCATCGCGACATCAAGCCAGAGAATCTGCTTCTCGGCTATCGCGGAGAGCTGAAAATAGCCGACTTCGGTTGGTCCGTGCACGCGCCGTCACTCAG ACGTCGTACGATGTGCGGCACGCTGGACTACCTCCCTCCCGAGATGGTGGAGGGCCATACCCACAGCGAGAAGGTGGACCTGTGGTGTATCGGGGTCCTCTGCTACGAATGCCTGAATGGGAACCCGCCCTTTGAAACGTCCAACCATGCTGAAACATACAAAAGAATAGTgaag GTGGACCTGAAGTTCCCTCAGGTATTCTCTGCAGGCGCACGGGACCTGATCTCCAACCTGCTCCGCCACTGCCCCAACGATCGCCTCTCGTTACAGGACGTCATCGATCACCCGTGGGTGCGCACCAACTCCCATCGGGTCTTGCCTCCCATCTGTCCCGCTAAACCGTCGTAA